From Scytonema millei VB511283:
GATCGCTTCAGTGCCTACAGCAAACTTGTCAAACTCAAATACACCCATCGGACCATTCCAAATCACCGACTTACACTCAGCCAGTGCTGCTTGGAAAGTCTTGACCGAATCTGGACCAATATCCAAACCCATGCCATCGCCTGGAATATTATCCACGCTAACGGTCTGAGCGTTGGCATCAGCAGCAAATTTATCTGCTACCACCACATCTGTAGGTAACAGCAAATCGACACCACGTTCTTTTGCCTTAACTTCCAAAGATTTAGCCAGTTCTAGCTTGTCTTCTTCCACCAGCGACTTACCAACATTCAAACCCCGTGCCTTGTAGAAGGTGAAAATCATCCCACCACCCAACAGCAGCTTATCGCACTTATCCAACAGCGTTTCGATTACGCCAATCTTACTGGAGACTTTCGAGCCACCAATAATTGCCGCTAGGGGACGCTGAGGATTTTCGATCGCGCTTTGGAGATACTGAAGTTCTTTTTCAATCAAATAACCTGCTACCGAAGGGCTGAGGTAGTGAGTTACGCCCTCAGTTGAAGCATGGGCGCGGTGAGCCGTACCAAAAGCATCATTTACGTACAAGTCCGCATTTGCTGCTAACTTTTGAGCAAATTCTGGATTGTTCTTTTCTTCCTCGGGATAGAAGCGGACGTTTTCTAGTAGCAACACCTGACCGTTTTGCATTCCTGCGACTTTGCCAGCAACTTCATCGCCGATACAGTCGTCGCACTTAATTACCTCTTGACCGAGTAACTCGGAAAGGCGCTTAGCAACGGGAGTCAGACGCAATTTATCATCTACACCTTTGGGACGACCGAAGTGGCTTGCCAAAATGACTTTAGCACCCTTTTTAATTAAGTCTTGAATTGTCGGCAGTGCAGCCCGAATGCGGGTATCATCGGTGATATTGCCTTGGTCGTCTAGCGGTACGTTAAAATCTACCCGTACTAACGCCCGCTTCCCAGATAAATCTGACGAGGATAAATTTGCTAGAGTTTTTTTGGACACAGCGTCAACCTCCTAATTGCCTTTTTGGTCTAGTCCATCATTTAGCGCCGTCCACATTTTACCGAAGCATGGGTATCGGAGTTACCACAAATGTTTAAGACTGTTCTGTTTCCGATCGATCGCAGCCGCGAAACACAAGAAGCCGTGGGAGTCGTGGTTGAAATCGTGCAAAAGTATGGTAGTCGTCTAATACTGCTATCGGTAGTAGAAGGATCGGAGGAGGCTGACGAGGGCATGGAATCGCCTGATGTCGTAGCCCGACTTCTCGAAGATGCCCAGTCCGTCTTCAAGCAGCAAGGCATTCAAACAGAGGCATTCGAGCGGCAGGGCAAGCCTGCATTTGTTATCTGTGATGTAGCCGACGAGGTGAGTGCTAACTTAATTGTCATGGGATGCCGAGGACTCGGGTTGACAGAAGAAGGAGTCACCGAAAGCGTCACCAACCGTGTAATTAATCTATCTCCCTGTCCGGTTTTAGTTGTACCTTAATGAGGGGCGAGGAGTGAGTAGTGAGGGGACAAGGAGGACAAGGGAGAATTCGGAATTCGGAATTCGGAATTAAAACACGCACTACTCACCACTCTCTTACCGTCAACCGTCTTCACGCAGTGTAGCGGAGCGTTTACTGTCAACCGTTAACCGTCAACCAATGATCGATGACAAACGAAATCCAATGGTATCCAGGTCACATTGCCAAGGCTGAAAAGGCGCTTGCCGAACAGCTGAAGTTGGTAGATGTGGTATTGGAAGTAAGGGATGCACGGATTCCGCTAGCAACCCATCATCCTCGCGTACCAGAGTGGGTAGGCAGTAAAACACGGGTATTGATTCTCAACCGCGTCGATGCGATTCCTCCTGCGGTGCGTCAGTTGTGGCAGCAGTGGTTTAAGTCACGGGGAGAAACAGTTTACTTTACCAATGCTAAAGATGGTAACGGTGTAGGACAAGTATTGCAGGTAGCGCAAAGAGCAGGTGATGAGATTAATCAACGCCGCAAAAATCGCGGCTTGTTAGCCCGTCCCGTGCGGGCGGCGGCGATTGGATTTCCCAACGTGGGTAAGTCAGCGCTAATCAATCGGCTGTTGAAGCGGCGGATTGTCGTCAGCGAGGCTCGTCCTGGGGTAACGCGCCAGTTGCGCTGGGTCAGAATTTCCGATCGCGTTGAATTATTAGATGCACCTGGAGTAATTCCAACTAAGCTAGAAGACCAAGCAGCAGCAATTAAGTTAGCTATCTGCGATGATATCGGCGATGCTGCCTACGATTCTTACCAAGTGGCTGTTATCTTTATCGATTTGCTACAAGAATTAATGGCAACTGCTCCCGAACTCATGCCAGAAAATCCCCTATCTCGCTACAAAATCGATTCGTTAGGCATGACGGGGGAAGAATTTGTCTATGAGTTATCGGCAAAACGCGATCGCGGTGACTTGGAACGCACGGCAAGACAGATACTGATCGATTTTCGCAAAGGAATTTTGGGGACAGTTCCCTTAGAGTTACCACCGAATTAATTTTTGTAACTTTACTTTTCATCCAAATAAACCAAAAGAGGGAAAATAGCTCAAAGCTACTCCCTCCCTTATCCATTGATGGTATATCGTATGAGTTTTAGAGATCGCCGTTGCGAAAGGCAAGGACAAAAATAACTGCTGGACCAGCTAGCATGATCAGGGCAACGCTTACTAGTTGAAACAGAGTTTCCCACTGAAAACTACCGATCGCATCAAAAATTCCAGACATAAGATTTATCTCTCCTCCCAGCTTGTCTATTTAACGTCGATTTCTTACATAAAAATCCGCACCTTATTTTACCTAGAGGAGAATTACCGGATTTAATTAACTTAACAAATCTATAACAAACCACAAATAAACCCTTGCTGCTCTCATTTTAGTGATGGGGGAACCAAAATCGCTAAGCTTGAGTAGCGGGACTCGATCGTCACCCAATCTGAATATTATGGCGACTTGAAATGGCAACTTGGAAATGTGTAAAACAGTGTGGCGCTTGCTGTCATCTCGACCCAGAAGAACGCCCAGACATAGCAGAGTATTTGACACCAGAAGAGTTAGCACTCTATCTCAGCATGGTAGGTGAAGGTGGTTGGTGTATCAATTACGACCATTTAAGGCGAGAATGCAAAATCTACCCCAACCGTCCTCGCTTTTGCCGAGTCGAGCCAGAAATATTCCTAGATATGTACGGCATCGAGCCGGAAGAAGTCAACGATTTTGCGATCGAGTGCTGCGAGCAACAGATTTCCGGCGTTTATGGCGATCGCAGCTTGGAAATGGTGCGGTTTCATCGGGAAGTTGAGTCGTGAGTGACTAGTGGCTGGTGACTAGTGGCTAGTAAATAGGGTGTGGGGTGTGGGGTGTAGGGTGTGAAAAATGGGGTGTAGGGTGTAGGGTGTAGGGTGTAGGGTGTGGGGATTTTGGATATTGAATTGATTTTCCCCTCTGCTCCTAGTCTCCTCTGCCCCTCTGCACCTGAAGCCCCTCTGCTCCCTGATAACTGATAACTGATAACTGACAACTGACAACTGATAACGGGGTTGCCTTTTATAACAATTTGGCAGAAAATGAAAGGAATATGAAAAGTATCGCGTATTGAACTGAGTTGCCTGTGAAACTGGAATCTGTACCCCCTCAGCGATCTAGCTTATCTGACCAAATAACAGCACTGGAGAAACAGGTCTTGGAAACACACAGCCAACCTGTTGTCAGCGTTAGCGATCGCCCTCTACAACAGCAAAAACAACAGCAAAAGCAAACACAGCAGTCTTGGTGGGCAATATACGCCTCGACATTTTTCACCATATTTTTGGCAGAATGCGGCGATAAGACCCAACTTTCCACGCTCTTGATGAGTGCAGAGTCTCAATCACCCTGGATTGTCTTCGTAGGTGCAGCCGCAGCGTTAATTACAACCAGTTTACTAGGCGTACTCTTGGGACAGTGGTTAGCAAAACACCTATCCCCCAGAAAGTTAGAAATTGCCGCAGGTACGAGTTTACTACTGATCGCGATCGCTTTAGTAGGAGATATTTTACTCTCGTAGAAGATCCCCCTAGCCCCCCTTAACAGGGGGGAACAAGAGAGAAATTCCCTTTTAAGGGCAATCTAGAGAGACTGATTAAAGATGCCCTCACCCCTCACTCCTCACTCCTCATCCCTCAACTTCATGGACTGGAAACTGCTAGGAATCACTTTTGTAACTGTATTTCTCTCAGAATTGGGAGACAAAAGCCAACTAGCGGCGATCGCCCTCAGTGGCGGTTGTAAATCTCCTCGCGCTGTCTTTTTTGGCACGGCTAGCGCTTTGGTATTGACAAGTTTGCTGGGAGTTTTAGCAGGTGCGGGTGCTGCTCAGTTGTTACCTGTAAAATTCGTCAAGGCGATCGCGGCTGTGGGTTTCGCCGTGCTTGCAATTCGGTTATTATGCTTTGGAGACAATTCCCAGGAAACTGAGGAAACTACGATCTAAAAGGTGCAAATTCTACCTTTTGTCAAAGCAAGGATTAAATGCACTCTCTTGGTTTCCAGGTAGTGCGTTAATTAACGCACCTACTCGCAATTGTGAAATTCACGGCTGAAAGCGGTATTGTGTGAAAAGGTATAAAAAACCAAGTTTTATAACTTATGACCGCCGTTCATCCCAATCATAAGAAAGCCAAAGCCCTCAAATCAGGAAGCCGCCGCCCAGCCAAAGAACTTTGTAGCGAGTGCGGATTGTGCGACACATATTACATCCACTATGTCAAGGAAGCCTGTGCCTTTTTAAACCAGCAATTTGACCAACTAGAAACTCAAACACACGATCGCAGCCGTAATTTAGACAATCCAGACGAACTTTATTTCGGCGTGCATCAGTCAATGACAGCGGCACGAAAAAAAGAACCGATTCCAGGGGCGCAATGGACGGGTATTGTTAGTACCATTGCGATCGAAATGCTAAATCGCGGCATTGTAGAAGGCGTAGTCTGCGTCCAGAATACCAAAGAAGACCGCTTTCAACCAATGCCAGTTATCGCCCGTACCCCAGAGGAAATTTTAGCCGCACGGGTGAACAAGCCTACATTATCGCCAAACTTATCGGTGCTAGAACAAATAGAACAGTCGGGTATGAAACGGCTGTTAGTTATTGGAGTCGGTTGCCAAATTCAAGCATTGCGGGCAGTAGAAAAACAACTCGGCTTAGAAAAGCTGTATGTTTTGGGAACCCCTTGCGTAGATAATGTCACCCGTGCAGGATTGCAAAAATTCTTAGAAACGACCAGCAAATCGCCCGATACAGTAGTACATTACGAATTCATGCAAGATTTCCGCGTTCACTTCAAACACGAAGATGGTTCGGTGGAAACAGTACCTTTCTTTGGTTTAAAGACAAACCAGTTGAAGGATGTCTTTGCACCTTCTTGCATGAGTTGCTTTGATTATGTCAATTCCCTTGCCGATTTGGTTGTCGGTTACATGGGTGCTACCTTCGGTTGGCAGTGGATTGTCGTGCGTAACGATCGCGGTCGCGAAATGCTGGATTTGGTGCAAGATAAATTAGAGCTACAACCAGTTATATCGCAGGGCGATCGCCATCAAGCGGTACAACAGAGTATACCTGCTTACGATAAAGCGGTGACTTTGCCCATGTGGGCGGCGAAGCTAATGGGTGTGGTGATTGAAAGAATTGGTCCAAAAGGGTTGGAATACGCACGATTTTCGATTGACTCTCACTTTACACGGAATTATCTGTACGTGAAGCGGAATTATTTAGAGAAGTTGGAAGCGCATGTACCGGAGTTTGCTAAGCGAATTGTAGGGCAGTATAAGTTGCCGGATTAATGGCTCGTCTTTGCGTGACATTCTTCTTAAATCTTCACAAAACTCACCTGCATAATTTTCTTCCATACCGCTGATAAGTAGATAGCGGAGGAAACACGCTATGTCTAGGAGGTGAGACAACAAGCAGCGCGGTAGTGATTTCAGAGGATTTTTCCTTGAAAATAAACATACCCCTGCTGGAAATCATACAAAACTGTTATGGAAGAATTTGAGGTGAGTCTGCGTCAATTGGTCGTAGAAACTTGTCAGCAGAAGATCGGTAGTCTCGATCGCCAGCGAGGTTTAACTAGAATTGTCCGCTCGATTGCCAAGTCTGGCAAGCTGTGGAAAGAAAATACTCCCGATTACGAGGATGCCTTACAACAAACCTGGTTGTATTTCTGCCGTAACCTGTGTGAAGCTACGACAGGCGATCGCTACGATCCCAGTCGTAGTAGTGTCACGACTTGGTTAAATGCATATCTGCGGCGACGGTTGCAAGACCTATACCTGCAAAGAAAGACTACCAATAACTCGACAACTAGACAAGTCTATTCTGTTGACGAGCTGGGGAAAGATGCGATTGAAGCCTTGGAAGCTGCGCCCGATGTCCCACCAATTTTGGAAACGACACGAAAGTGGATTCAAACCGATCCTGATGGCGACCTCCGCCGTACTTATATTCAAGGTTATCCAAAAGTGAATTGCCAAGTTTTATTGTTGCAAAGGCTGCCACCAGAGACAAGCTGGGAAGATTTGGCAGCGCAATACAAGCTGTCTGTTTCAACACTGAGTAGTTTCTATCGGCGACAATGCCTACCACGATTGCGTAAATTCGGCGAATCGCAAGGGTATTTAGAGGATACCTATCATGAATTATCAAGCACGAGAAAACGATCGCTCCCTTCCGTTACCAATTACTCAAGCCGCGAATAGCATTGCTTGGCAGTTCAGCCAGCAGCAGCCAACATCACAAAAAGCAGAGCAAGTGCGACTGAATACTTTGGCTGTGTGTGCCGTCCGCGATTATTTGGAAATGATGGGCGTTCCGGTGAGTTGGAGTGGGTGCGATAGTTGGAATCCTTTCATGCGTGCGTGTGTGGATGCAGCAGACTTGGAGGTATTGGGTTTGGGTCGCTTGGAATGTCGGGCGATCGCCACTGATGCTTCTACCTGTTACGTGCCACCGGAGGTTTGGGAAGATCGGATCGGTTATGTTGTCGTGCGTTTGCATGAAGTAGAAAAACAGGTCGATATTTTGGGTTTTGTCCAGCAAGTTACCCAAGAACAGTTGACCGTTAATCAGTTGCGATCGCCGGAAGATCTATTGTCTCATTTGCAAGACTTAAGCGCGATCACTTCGTTAAGCTTCGCTAACGCGAATCCTCTCGCGAGTACGGTTAACTTGAGACAGT
This genomic window contains:
- a CDS encoding universal stress protein — translated: MFKTVLFPIDRSRETQEAVGVVVEIVQKYGSRLILLSVVEGSEEADEGMESPDVVARLLEDAQSVFKQQGIQTEAFERQGKPAFVICDVADEVSANLIVMGCRGLGLTEEGVTESVTNRVINLSPCPVLVVP
- the ylqF gene encoding ribosome biogenesis GTPase YlqF, producing MTNEIQWYPGHIAKAEKALAEQLKLVDVVLEVRDARIPLATHHPRVPEWVGSKTRVLILNRVDAIPPAVRQLWQQWFKSRGETVYFTNAKDGNGVGQVLQVAQRAGDEINQRRKNRGLLARPVRAAAIGFPNVGKSALINRLLKRRIVVSEARPGVTRQLRWVRISDRVELLDAPGVIPTKLEDQAAAIKLAICDDIGDAAYDSYQVAVIFIDLLQELMATAPELMPENPLSRYKIDSLGMTGEEFVYELSAKRDRGDLERTARQILIDFRKGILGTVPLELPPN
- a CDS encoding YkgJ family cysteine cluster protein, producing the protein MATWKCVKQCGACCHLDPEERPDIAEYLTPEELALYLSMVGEGGWCINYDHLRRECKIYPNRPRFCRVEPEIFLDMYGIEPEEVNDFAIECCEQQISGVYGDRSLEMVRFHREVES
- a CDS encoding DUF1822 family protein, producing the protein MNYQARENDRSLPLPITQAANSIAWQFSQQQPTSQKAEQVRLNTLAVCAVRDYLEMMGVPVSWSGCDSWNPFMRACVDAADLEVLGLGRLECRAIATDASTCYVPPEVWEDRIGYVVVRLHEVEKQVDILGFVQQVTQEQLTVNQLRSPEDLLSHLQDLSAITSLSFANANPLASTVNLRQWFQNTFEPGWQTVVSLLNPTEQNLAFSFRKTEELSTNEVNRPENFVRRAKLIDLGMQLAGHAVALVMELRPASEQKTDLIVQVHPTGRETFLPPSLQLIVLDESGSVFLEAKARRADNYIQLQFSGTTGERFSVKVALGDVGITEHFII
- a CDS encoding phosphoglycerate kinase, with product MSKKTLANLSSSDLSGKRALVRVDFNVPLDDQGNITDDTRIRAALPTIQDLIKKGAKVILASHFGRPKGVDDKLRLTPVAKRLSELLGQEVIKCDDCIGDEVAGKVAGMQNGQVLLLENVRFYPEEEKNNPEFAQKLAANADLYVNDAFGTAHRAHASTEGVTHYLSPSVAGYLIEKELQYLQSAIENPQRPLAAIIGGSKVSSKIGVIETLLDKCDKLLLGGGMIFTFYKARGLNVGKSLVEEDKLELAKSLEVKAKERGVDLLLPTDVVVADKFAADANAQTVSVDNIPGDGMGLDIGPDSVKTFQAALAECKSVIWNGPMGVFEFDKFAVGTEAIARTLADLTKQGVTSIIGGGDSVAAVEKVGVAEQMSHISTGGGASLELLEGKELPGIAALDDA
- a CDS encoding TMEM165/GDT1 family protein → MDWKLLGITFVTVFLSELGDKSQLAAIALSGGCKSPRAVFFGTASALVLTSLLGVLAGAGAAQLLPVKFVKAIAAVGFAVLAIRLLCFGDNSQETEETTI
- the psb30 gene encoding photosystem II reaction center protein Ycf12/Psb30, which codes for MFDAIGSFQWETLFQLVSVALIMLAGPAVIFVLAFRNGDL
- a CDS encoding TMEM165/GDT1 family protein, coding for METHSQPVVSVSDRPLQQQKQQQKQTQQSWWAIYASTFFTIFLAECGDKTQLSTLLMSAESQSPWIVFVGAAAALITTSLLGVLLGQWLAKHLSPRKLEIAAGTSLLLIAIALVGDILLS
- a CDS encoding Coenzyme F420 hydrogenase/dehydrogenase, beta subunit C-terminal domain, with protein sequence MTAVHPNHKKAKALKSGSRRPAKELCSECGLCDTYYIHYVKEACAFLNQQFDQLETQTHDRSRNLDNPDELYFGVHQSMTAARKKEPIPGAQWTGIVSTIAIEMLNRGIVEGVVCVQNTKEDRFQPMPVIARTPEEILAARVNKPTLSPNLSVLEQIEQSGMKRLLVIGVGCQIQALRAVEKQLGLEKLYVLGTPCVDNVTRAGLQKFLETTSKSPDTVVHYEFMQDFRVHFKHEDGSVETVPFFGLKTNQLKDVFAPSCMSCFDYVNSLADLVVGYMGATFGWQWIVVRNDRGREMLDLVQDKLELQPVISQGDRHQAVQQSIPAYDKAVTLPMWAAKLMGVVIERIGPKGLEYARFSIDSHFTRNYLYVKRNYLEKLEAHVPEFAKRIVGQYKLPD